The following proteins are encoded in a genomic region of Oncorhynchus kisutch isolate 150728-3 linkage group LG4, Okis_V2, whole genome shotgun sequence:
- the ttc38 gene encoding tetratricopeptide repeat protein 38 isoform X2 has translation MIASSFRDCQAWRAEGLPLSTSSNEACKMNFPKACDVWEEILVEHPTDLLALKFAHDGFFYLGAQIQMRDSVARVLPHWKPHMPLYSYLNGLYSFGLLETHFYDQAEKIAKEGLALTPEDAWCVHSVAHVYEMKAEVEKGLKFMESTEKDWAGCDMLACHNYWHWALYFIEKGDYDAALNIFDSQVSRRGRASGAMLDTVDACSLLYRLEMEGVCVKDRWRELQQLTEPHTDDHVLLFNDLHFLMSSLGAKESGGAAQSQRLLEGLRERANVPEENYQHLLAGSVGLPMCQALLEYDQGNYSRAVELLQPIRYRMMEIGGSDAQRDVFNLLLIHAAMKSGVTHHQKLARCLLVEREATKPNSPLTDRLIQRAHVLHA, from the exons GCTTGGAGGGCAGAGGGTCTACCATTGTCCACATCCAGCAATGAGGCCTGCAAAAT GAATTTCCCTAAGGCGTGTGATgtttgggaggagatcctggtgGAACACCCTACTGACCTGCTCGCCCTGAAGTTTGCCCACGACGGCTTCTTCTACCTAGGGGCCCAGATCCAGATGAGAGACTCCGTGGCCCGGGTGCTGCCTCACTGGAAGCCCCACATGCCTCTCTATAG CTACCTAAATGGCTTATATTCCTTTGGACTTCTGGAGACTCATTTTTATGACCAGGCTGAGAAAATAGCTAAAGAG GGCCTGGCTCTAACCCCGGAGGATGCCTGGTGTGTCCACTCTGTAGCCCACGTCTACGAGATGAAGGCTGAGGTGGAAAAGGGCCTCAAGTTCATGGAGAGCACAGAGAAAGACTGGGCG GGATGTGACATGCTAGCCTGTCACAACTACTGGCATTGGGCCCTATACTTCATCGAAAAG GGAGATTATGATGCAGCTCTGAACATATTTGACAGCCAG GTGTCTCGGCGCGGTAGGGCTTCAGGGGCCATGCTGGACACTGTGGACGCCTGCTCTCTACTCTACAGACTGGAGATGGAGG gtgtgtgcgtGAAGGACCGCTGGCGGGAGCTGCAACAACTCACAGAGCCCCACACTGACGACCATGTGCTGTTGTTCAACGACCTCCACTTCCTCATGTCGTCGCTGGGAGCCAAGGAGTCCGGGGGAGCGGCCCAGTCCCAGCGCCTGCTGGAGGGCCTCCGGGAGCGGGCCAA tgTTCCAGAGGAGAACTACCAGCACCTGCTGGCTGGCAGCGTGGGGCTGCCCATGTGTCAGGCCCTGCTGGAGTACGACCAGGGCAACTACAGCCGTGCCGTAGAGCTCCTGCAGCCCATACGCTACCGCATGATGGAGATAGGAGGCAGTGACGCGCAG AGAGACGTCTTTAATCTGCTGCTGATTCACGCAGCAATGAAGTCAGGAGTGACTCATCACCAGAAATTAGCCAG ATGTTTGTTGGTGGAGCGTGAGGCAACGAAGCCCAACTCGCCCCTCACTGACCGGCTGATCCAGAGAGCCCATGTCCTGCATGCCTAA
- the ttc38 gene encoding tetratricopeptide repeat protein 38 isoform X1, giving the protein MIASSFRDCQAWRAEGLPLSTSSNEACKMYDAILTQYVTWRNDENLGGVEGCMSAVKSADPDFVMGHVISTGMELVGTGSSVLLNERLASAVKRTVELGQIQQDITTRERLHVRAMEHFSKGNFPKACDVWEEILVEHPTDLLALKFAHDGFFYLGAQIQMRDSVARVLPHWKPHMPLYSYLNGLYSFGLLETHFYDQAEKIAKEGLALTPEDAWCVHSVAHVYEMKAEVEKGLKFMESTEKDWAGCDMLACHNYWHWALYFIEKGDYDAALNIFDSQVSRRGRASGAMLDTVDACSLLYRLEMEGVCVKDRWRELQQLTEPHTDDHVLLFNDLHFLMSSLGAKESGGAAQSQRLLEGLRERANVPEENYQHLLAGSVGLPMCQALLEYDQGNYSRAVELLQPIRYRMMEIGGSDAQRDVFNLLLIHAAMKSGVTHHQKLARCLLVEREATKPNSPLTDRLIQRAHVLHA; this is encoded by the exons GCTTGGAGGGCAGAGGGTCTACCATTGTCCACATCCAGCAATGAGGCCTGCAAAATGTATGATGCTATACTCACACAG TATGTAACCTGGCGCAATGATGAGAACCTTGGAGGAGTCGAGGGATGCATGTCTGCAGTCAAGTCAGCTGACCCTGACTTTG TGATGGGTCATGTGATCAGCACGGGGATGGAGCTTGTGGGGACAGGGAGTTCGGTTCTTCTGAACGAGCGCCTGGCCAGCGCGGTGAAGAGGACTGTAGAGCTCGGCCAGATCCAGCAGGATATTACTACCAGGGAGAGGCTGCACGTCAGGGCCATGGAGCACTTCTCCAAGGG GAATTTCCCTAAGGCGTGTGATgtttgggaggagatcctggtgGAACACCCTACTGACCTGCTCGCCCTGAAGTTTGCCCACGACGGCTTCTTCTACCTAGGGGCCCAGATCCAGATGAGAGACTCCGTGGCCCGGGTGCTGCCTCACTGGAAGCCCCACATGCCTCTCTATAG CTACCTAAATGGCTTATATTCCTTTGGACTTCTGGAGACTCATTTTTATGACCAGGCTGAGAAAATAGCTAAAGAG GGCCTGGCTCTAACCCCGGAGGATGCCTGGTGTGTCCACTCTGTAGCCCACGTCTACGAGATGAAGGCTGAGGTGGAAAAGGGCCTCAAGTTCATGGAGAGCACAGAGAAAGACTGGGCG GGATGTGACATGCTAGCCTGTCACAACTACTGGCATTGGGCCCTATACTTCATCGAAAAG GGAGATTATGATGCAGCTCTGAACATATTTGACAGCCAG GTGTCTCGGCGCGGTAGGGCTTCAGGGGCCATGCTGGACACTGTGGACGCCTGCTCTCTACTCTACAGACTGGAGATGGAGG gtgtgtgcgtGAAGGACCGCTGGCGGGAGCTGCAACAACTCACAGAGCCCCACACTGACGACCATGTGCTGTTGTTCAACGACCTCCACTTCCTCATGTCGTCGCTGGGAGCCAAGGAGTCCGGGGGAGCGGCCCAGTCCCAGCGCCTGCTGGAGGGCCTCCGGGAGCGGGCCAA tgTTCCAGAGGAGAACTACCAGCACCTGCTGGCTGGCAGCGTGGGGCTGCCCATGTGTCAGGCCCTGCTGGAGTACGACCAGGGCAACTACAGCCGTGCCGTAGAGCTCCTGCAGCCCATACGCTACCGCATGATGGAGATAGGAGGCAGTGACGCGCAG AGAGACGTCTTTAATCTGCTGCTGATTCACGCAGCAATGAAGTCAGGAGTGACTCATCACCAGAAATTAGCCAG ATGTTTGTTGGTGGAGCGTGAGGCAACGAAGCCCAACTCGCCCCTCACTGACCGGCTGATCCAGAGAGCCCATGTCCTGCATGCCTAA